CTCTTTCCCGGCGGCGCGCCCGACCGCGAGGTCTTCCGGAACTACCGCCGGTGGGGCCTCGAGAGCGCCGCGCTGGACCTCGCGCTCCGCCAGAACGGCGCCGACGTCGCGAGCGCGCTGGACCGCTCGCTCGAGCAGGTCCGGTTCGTCGCCAGCACCCGGCTGGGCGATCCGCCGACCGTCGACCGACTCGAGCAACTGCGCGCGAAGAATCCGGACCTCGAGTTCAAGCTGGATCCGACGCCGGAGTGGGACGCGGCGCTCGTCGAGGATATCGTCGACACCGTCGGTCAGGACGCCGTTCGGATCCTCGACCTGAAGGGTCACTACCAGGGGACCGAAGTCGACACCCCGCCGGATCCGGGGCTGTACGAACTCGTCCTCGAGGCGTTCCCCGAGGCCGTGATCGAGGATCCGGCGCTGACCGACGAAACGGAGCCGCTGTTCGAGGATTCCGACATCCGCAAGCGGGTCTCCTGGGACGCGCCGATTCACGGGCTCGCGGATGTCGAGGCCCTGCCCTGGGAACCCGACTGGCTGAACGTCAAACCGTCTCGGTTCGGCTCGCTCGAATCGCTGCTCGAGACCATCGATTTCTGCCGGGAGCGCGGAATCCGGATGTACGGCGGCGGCCAGTTCGAACTCGGCGTCGGACGCGGCCAGCTCCAGCTGCTGGCTGCGCTGTACTACCCCGACTCGCCGAACGATATCGCACCGGGCGCGTACAACAACCCCGACGTCGGCGACGGGCTGCCGGCGAGTCCGCTCGAGCCGCCGGCCGAGTCGGGCGGGTTCCGGTGGAACTGAGGACGCGGTCGGCTCTGCCGTCCGGACGGCTCGCGCTGCGGCTGCGGGGGCCGCTCGAGCGCTCGTGCGGTCGGGGCGACCCCGGCTGCACCGACCGCGACCGCCACCGTTCCGGAATCGAATTTCACACTGTGAGACCTGTTACCGGACCGAACTCGAGGAAACGCATTCCAAACCGTTTATGGACGTCGGTTGATTACCCCGGGACATGGCGAAACAGCAGACCGAAGTTCGCGACCTCCAGGAAGGCAGCTACGTGATGATCGACGACGCCGCGTGTAAGATCAACTCCTACTCCACGGCGAAGCCCGGCAAACACGGCAGCGCCAAGGCCCGCGTCGAGGCCGAAGGCGTCTTCGACGGCAAGAAGCGCTCGCTCTCCCAGCCCGTCGACGCGAAGATCTGGGTCCCGATCATCGAGCGCAAACAGGGTCAGGTCGTCTCCGTCGACGGCTCGGACATGCAGGTCATGGACCTCGAGACCTACGAGACGATCACGATGCGCGTCCCCGAGGACAAGGACGTCTCCCCCGACGAGAACATCGAGTACCTCGAGATGGAAGACCAGCGAAAGATCGTCTAATGTTTCCCGGGGCGGCTGACGAACGCGAGGGGACCGACGCGGTGGGTACTGCCGACCGTGGAGATGCGAACTTCGTTGTCGTCGGTGCGCCCTTGGACGCCACGACGACCTTTCAACCCGGGACCCGATTCGGGCCCCGACGGATCCGTTCTTTTGCCGAACCGTTCGACGACTACGACCGCAGGACGGACCAGCATTTCTCCGAACTCGGCGTCGTCGACCGCGGCGACGTCCGTGCGTGGGACGACCTCGAGGAGTACCTCGAGTACCTGACGAGCACGCTGCGCGAAGCGGTCTGGAACGACGCCGTGCCGCTCCTGCTGGGCGGCGAACACACCGTCTCGCTGGCCGGCGCGCGCGCCGTCAACCCCGAGGTGTTCGTCTGTCTGGACGCCCACCTCGACTGCTACGACGCCTACGACGGCAATCCACTCTCGCACGCCGCCGTCACCCGGCGGATCCTCGAGGACGTCGACTCGGTCGAGGAAGCCGTCATCCTCGGCGCCCGAACGGGGAGCGAAGCTGAGTGGGAACGAGCCGACGCGGACGACGTGACCGTCGTCCCGCCCGAGGACGTCGTGCAGTTCACGTGCGAACACCTAGAGGACCGCGTCACCGACTGCGAGGCCTACCTGAGCGTCGATATCGACGCCGCCGATCCCGGCTACGCACCCGGAACGGGGACGACGGAACCGTTCGGCCTCGAGCCCCGCGAGCTACGCGACGTCGTGCGCACTGTTGCCCCGCACGCCGGCGGCTTCGACGTCGTGGAGGTCAACGACCGCGACGACGGCCAGGCCGCGTCGCTGGCCGGCAAGCTGGTCAGAGAGTTCGTCTTTTCCAACGCCGCCGAGCGGCTGTGAGTCGCCACAGTCGGTCGTTCGGATTCGCGGTTTTATTTCGTTTCTCGGCCTCGAGTTGACACGCTGGCCTCGAGTCTCTAATCGGTTTGGCTAAACGCCTGGCGCGAGTCTGCCGGCAGCGAACCAGTCGACAGCAATTACAGTATCTCGTTTCTGATTGTCACATAACGTGATCTCCCCTACTAGTTAGGGACAACAATTGGGGACGCACTCGCCAAACTGCGGTGCAATGACGGCGTCGCAACCACCCGAACTCGATCTCGAAACGGTCTACGAACTGCTGGCGCACCCGTACCGGGAGCACCTGCTTCGGTCCTTAGCACCGGGTGAACGGCGGTCCGTCGACGATATCGTCGATGTGATCGTCACTCGAGAGCGTTCCGGCCCGACCGAGACGGTCGATCCCTCCGCCCGCCGTCGGATCAGGATCGAACTCGTCCACGACCACCTGCCGCGGCTCGATCACCACGGCGTCGTCGACTACGCCCACGAGTCGAAGGAGGTCGTGTTGACGGCGCCGATCGACCGGGACGAGGTCGACGGCGACGAACCCGGCAGCCTCGGCGGAACCGGCGACGTCGACGAATCGGCCGCAGCCGCGGCGATCCTCGAGCGCATGATCGACGCCTAATTCAGGCGACCGGTACCGCGCTCAGAACGGCGACGACAGGTACTCCTTGGGGATCGCGTTCCGGACCGTCACCAGCGGATCGACCACCTGACTGATCTCGAGGCCGCCGGTCAGACTCGAGAACAGGTAGGCGTCGGTGTCGTCGAAGCCGTGCTCCGCCGCGAGCAGGTCGACCGCGTCCCGGTTCGCGAGTTCGCAGGCCGCCTCGAGCGTCTCGGCGCTGGCGATCGGCTTCCAGGCGTCGTCGGTTTCGACGAGCGGGCGCTCGAGGTCGACGGCGGTCTCGTCGGCGTCGAGCACGTCGACCGTGACGTCGATTTCTGTCGCGATTTCGGCGCCGGTCCCGCACATCTCGCCGTCGGCCATGGCGGCCTTGCAGTCGCCCATCGCGAGCATCGCACCCGCCTGGAAGACGGGGAAGTAGACGGTGTTGCCGCCGGTCACGTCCGTCGTGTCCAGATTCCCGCCGTGATCGTGGGGGACGAGCGTCGCGTACGACTCGGCTGCGGGCGCGACGCCGATCGTCCCGATGACGGGCTCGACTGGAACCTCGAGGTCGTCGAAGGTGATCGTCGGTTCCCCGTCTCCGTCGGCTTCGCCGTCCGCGTCCGCCTGCGAGACCGGCGTAATCCGCGTCCGCGGCGCCTCGATCTCCTCGTCGCCGTCGAGCAGTCCGAAGCCGTCGATGGTGATGATGCGACCCCGGTCCTCGGCGAGCCGAACGTCCTCGATTTCGACGCGCAACACGTCGCCCGGTTCGGCGCCCTCGACGGCGATCGGGCCCGTCGCGGCGTTGACCTCGTCAGGGACCGATTCGATCACATCGGACTCGGTCTGAACGGCGCCGTCCAGACTGTCCCGCGTTTCGATCGTCAGTTCTTCGCCCGGTTCGACGGTTGTGATCGCCTCGAGATCGGGCGTAAATTCGTAGATCGCTCCGTCCTCGTGGGAGATCGTGCGACGCGACATGGCCGGACGTACGATCGGGCGCGTGGTAAATCGACTCCTCCCCCTGCGGGATTGCCGCGGCGGCCGTCTCGACGGGAGGATCGCGGCGGGTCGCGGCGGGTCGGGTGACGCCCGTCTCGCGATCGCAAGCATACAAGCCCCGTCGCCGCCTATCCACGCCCTACCATGGCTATGGACCTCTCGGAGTTCACCGCACGACTCGACGAGGAGCTGCGCCACGACGACTACGCCGACCTCGACGCCAGCGCGAACGGCCTGCAGGTCGGCCCCGACGAGGCCGAGATCGAGCACGTCGCCTTCGCGGTCGACGGCGTCCAGGAGACGTTCGAGCGGGCGATCGACGCCGGCGCGGACGCGCTGGTCGTCCACCACGGCATCTCCTGGGGCGGCTTCGACCGCGTGACCGGCCGCACCTACGACCGGATCGCGCCGCTGATCGAGCACGACTGCGCGCTGTACGTCTCACACCTCCCGCTTGACGGCCACCAGGAACTGGGCAATGCCGCCGGCGTCGCCGACGTCCTCGAACTCGAGGACCGCGCGCCCTTCGGCGAGCTCGGCCCCGAGTACATCGGCCAGCGCGGGACCGCGAGCGAGTCCTACGGGGCCGCCGACCTTCGCGAGCGCCTCGAGAACGAACTCGTGACGGGCGAGCACTCCGTTCGGGTACTCGATTTCGGCCCCGACGAACTCGAGGACGTGGCGATCGTCACCGGCAGCGGCACCGACTGGCTCGACGAGGCCGTCGACGCCGGTGCGGACGCCCTGATCACCGGCGAGGGGAAACAGAAGGTCTACCACGAAGCGCAGGAGGCCGGCGTCACCGTCGCGCTGGCGGGCCACTACGCGACGGAGACGTTCGGCGTCCGATCGCTGCAGGATCTGGTCGAGGGGTGGGGCCTCGAGACGAGTTACCTCGAGGTGCCGACGGGGCTGTAAGCCGGTCCTGATGCGCGTAGGGACGGGATTGTATCGCGCGCTCGGTCGAACGGCCCGGTTTACGCGGACGGTTTCGACGCGCTCGTTCGTCGGTCGATGCGGCGCCGAACGTCGCCGTCTCCCGCTATCGGTTCGTTTCCGTTCGTACGCCGTCGCTTCGTGCGTCGCGATCGCCGGAAGGGTGTTCGTAGCGTCCGCTAGTGGCCGGTTTCACGGCCGCTCGAGTCCGTCCTCGAGGTATTTTATTTCGTGACTTTCGGAGCGAACTGACGGTACGGTCGGTAGTAGTGTCGTGTCGTTCGGTAGTTCACTGATTACAAACCGTCCGTCTCTCGGAGTAGTCGTCACTCACCGGGCCGGCGAGGACGCCGGCGACCGGGAGCGAACCTATGACCGACGAACGCACCATCTCAAGACGGGACAGTCTCAGGGGTATCGCGACGACCGGCACGCTCATCGGCGGCGCCGGACTCGGCATCGGAACCGTCAGCGCAGGCGAAGACGGCGGTAACGACGGCAATGGCGGCAACGGAGACGACGGCGACGACCTCGCGCTCTACGAGCGCACCGCCTTCGAGGGTTGCCACTCCGTGTTCGTCCTCTTCGAGGACGCGGACGAGCTGCCGACGAACCTCTGGATTCAAACCTACAACGCGGAACGGGGCCGGACGGAGAACGTCGTGCGGCCGGTTATGGCCTCCAACGTGTACGCGTACCCCTCGCGGTTCGGCGACTACTACGTCGCCGAGTTCAACGCCTTCCAGTTCTACGACCGGACGGCCGACAGCGGCGATAAGGTCCTCTCGGTCACGTACGACGGCGAGACGGTCGTCAACCAGAACTGCGGCGAGCAGTCGGACGACGGAGAGAACGGCGAGGACGGCAAAGACGACGGGAAAGACCACAAGAAGGGCGAGAAAGCCAAGAAGGAAAAGAAGAAAGAGAAGGGTCACTACGACGAGACGGAGAAGACGCACGAAAAGGGGAAGAAACACGACAAGGGTGACGGCACGGACGACGGCGACGATGACGACGATGACAACGGAACCATCGACCTCGAGGCACTCTCGCTCGAGGCCGTCTGTGTCGACAGCGAAACCGGTATGGCCCGGTTCCGCGTCGAGAACGAGAACGACGCCTCGGTCAGCGTCGGTTACGAGGTCCACGGCGCCGACCGCAGCGGCTCCGTCGGCGTCCAACCCAACAGCGCGACCTACTTCGACGTCGGCGGGACCACGTCGGAGGGCATGGCGACCCTCGACCTGCTTTACGAGGACATCCGGCTCGACACGCAGGCGGCAAACACCGACGAGCAGTGCATCCCGCGGAACGACCTCAACCTGTTCCTCGACAGCGTCGACGCCGAGAACGACGAGGCGACGTTCTACGTGATGAACTACGACGAGCCCGCCCGCAGCGTCGTCGTGCGCTTCCCCGGTACGGACGTCGAGGAGATCATCACCGTCCCCGCCAACGGCTCGCAGTACTTCACGGTCTCGGCCCCCGACGGCGACATCACGGCCGCGATCTTCTACGAGGGCGTGGAGATCGACTTCGAGCCGAGCGACGACTGACGTTCGGAATCGATATCGGACTCCGCCGTCGACACCGTTTCGATCGCGTTTCGGACGCTACCGACTCTTTTTCGACGCCGCTCGAGCCCGACAGTCGCTACGCTCGAGTCCACGAATCGAATCTCCCGGCCCGAACCGCGGCGTTCAAACCGCTGGCTCGCGGACGCGTGGACATGAGCGACGAGCACGAGTCCGGGAGTGACGCCGGCGCGTCCGACGCGGCCGACGACGACCACGATCACCACGGCCACCACGAGCCCGACCGCGAAACCTTCTCGCACGATCCCGTCGGCCACGCCGAGGCCCGCGCGGGGATGACCGTCGGCGAACTCGCCGACGAGTACGGGTCGGCCGGCGTCGGCGCGGCGAACCTCCACGAGGCCGTCGACATCACGGAGTCGATGTTCGACGACGACGTGACCGTCTTCTTCGGCCTCGCGGGCGCGATGGTCCCCACGGGAATGCGTCGGATCGTCGCCGACCTGATACGGGACGGCCACATCGACGTGCTAGTCACGACCGGCGCGAACCTCACCCACGACGCCATCGAGGCCATCGGCGGGAAACACCACCACGGACAGGTTCACGCCGAGGGGAAGACCGAGCGCGAACACGACGAGACGCTGCGCGACGAGGAAGTCGACCGCATCTACAACGTCTACCTCCCACAGGAGTTCTTCGCCGACTTCGAGAGTCACCTCCGCGAGGAGGTCTTCCCGGTGCTCGAGGAGGAAGGCATCGTCTCGATCCAGCGGCTCACCGAGGAACTCGGCCGCGCGAACGCCGAGATCAACGAGCGCGACGACGTCGACGAGGGCCCGGGCATCGCCGCAGCGGCCTACGAGAACGACGTCCCGATCTACTGTCCCGCCGTGCAGGACTCCGTGCTCGGCCTGCAGGCGTGGATGTACTCGCAAACCTCCGACTTCTCGCTGGACGCGCTGGCCGACATGACCCCGCTGACCGACATCGCGTTCGAGGCCGACGAGGCCGGCGCGTTCGTCGTCGGCGGCGGCGTCCCGAAGAACTTCACGCTGCAGACGATGCTGGTCTCGCCCGACGCCTACGACTACGCCGTCCAGCTGACGATGGACCCCAAGCAGACCGGCGGCCTCTCCGGTGCGACGCTGGACGAAGCCCGCTCGTGGGGCAAACTCGAGAAGGACGCCGAGAACGTCTCGGTCTACGCCGACGCGACGATCACGCTGCCGCTGGTGGTCGCGGCCGCGCGGGAGCGTCTCGAGGACGCCTAACGGCGCTCGGTTTCGTTATCACCCGAGACGACTCGCTCGAGGACGATCCGATCCGCGAATCCGCCTTTCTCCTCGGCTTTTCGACCGCGCCGGTCGCGGAGTTCACGCTCCGACAAACCCTCGAACTCTCGAATTTCGTGGGCGACTTCCAGAACGTCGGCTAACTCTTCGGGGTCTCGGCTCTCGACGTACTCGTCGACCTCCTCTTGGAGCTTCTCGAGGAGGTACGCTTCGTACTCGGCGTCGTCGCTCGCCGTCCGTACGACCGGTGTCTCTCCGTTGCGCTCGATGATCTCCGGAATTCGATCGCGGACCAGTTTGTCGTATTCTCGCGTCACGGGTTATGAACACAAATTTACCGACGTATAGTCAACCTGTTTATATGAGCGGGCAAGCGCTACTGCTGATCGGTCTCATTTACGTCGGGATCTTCGGTTCGCTCTCGGCGCTGGTTTACTGGGATGCAAACCGCCGGGGGCTCGATTCCCCCGCCAAGTGGGCCGGGTTCGTGTTCATCACGGGCGGGACGGGATTTCTCCTCTACGTGGCGGATACCGACGGCGAAGGACGCTACGAAGACGACGCGGCGGATCCGTACTCGCTGCCCGGTTCGACACCCGCAGACCGCCGCGAAGGAGGTCGTGA
The DNA window shown above is from Halopiger xanaduensis SH-6 and carries:
- a CDS encoding translation initiation factor IF-5A, which produces MAKQQTEVRDLQEGSYVMIDDAACKINSYSTAKPGKHGSAKARVEAEGVFDGKKRSLSQPVDAKIWVPIIERKQGQVVSVDGSDMQVMDLETYETITMRVPEDKDVSPDENIEYLEMEDQRKIV
- the speB gene encoding agmatinase, with amino-acid sequence MFPGAADEREGTDAVGTADRGDANFVVVGAPLDATTTFQPGTRFGPRRIRSFAEPFDDYDRRTDQHFSELGVVDRGDVRAWDDLEEYLEYLTSTLREAVWNDAVPLLLGGEHTVSLAGARAVNPEVFVCLDAHLDCYDAYDGNPLSHAAVTRRILEDVDSVEEAVILGARTGSEAEWERADADDVTVVPPEDVVQFTCEHLEDRVTDCEAYLSVDIDAADPGYAPGTGTTEPFGLEPRELRDVVRTVAPHAGGFDVVEVNDRDDGQAASLAGKLVREFVFSNAAERL
- a CDS encoding DUF7344 domain-containing protein, with protein sequence MTASQPPELDLETVYELLAHPYREHLLRSLAPGERRSVDDIVDVIVTRERSGPTETVDPSARRRIRIELVHDHLPRLDHHGVVDYAHESKEVVLTAPIDRDEVDGDEPGSLGGTGDVDESAAAAAILERMIDA
- a CDS encoding acetamidase/formamidase family protein yields the protein MSRRTISHEDGAIYEFTPDLEAITTVEPGEELTIETRDSLDGAVQTESDVIESVPDEVNAATGPIAVEGAEPGDVLRVEIEDVRLAEDRGRIITIDGFGLLDGDEEIEAPRTRITPVSQADADGEADGDGEPTITFDDLEVPVEPVIGTIGVAPAAESYATLVPHDHGGNLDTTDVTGGNTVYFPVFQAGAMLAMGDCKAAMADGEMCGTGAEIATEIDVTVDVLDADETAVDLERPLVETDDAWKPIASAETLEAACELANRDAVDLLAAEHGFDDTDAYLFSSLTGGLEISQVVDPLVTVRNAIPKEYLSSPF
- a CDS encoding Nif3-like dinuclear metal center hexameric protein produces the protein MDLSEFTARLDEELRHDDYADLDASANGLQVGPDEAEIEHVAFAVDGVQETFERAIDAGADALVVHHGISWGGFDRVTGRTYDRIAPLIEHDCALYVSHLPLDGHQELGNAAGVADVLELEDRAPFGELGPEYIGQRGTASESYGAADLRERLENELVTGEHSVRVLDFGPDELEDVAIVTGSGTDWLDEAVDAGADALITGEGKQKVYHEAQEAGVTVALAGHYATETFGVRSLQDLVEGWGLETSYLEVPTGL
- a CDS encoding deoxyhypusine synthase, with product MSDEHESGSDAGASDAADDDHDHHGHHEPDRETFSHDPVGHAEARAGMTVGELADEYGSAGVGAANLHEAVDITESMFDDDVTVFFGLAGAMVPTGMRRIVADLIRDGHIDVLVTTGANLTHDAIEAIGGKHHHGQVHAEGKTEREHDETLRDEEVDRIYNVYLPQEFFADFESHLREEVFPVLEEEGIVSIQRLTEELGRANAEINERDDVDEGPGIAAAAYENDVPIYCPAVQDSVLGLQAWMYSQTSDFSLDALADMTPLTDIAFEADEAGAFVVGGGVPKNFTLQTMLVSPDAYDYAVQLTMDPKQTGGLSGATLDEARSWGKLEKDAENVSVYADATITLPLVVAAARERLEDA
- a CDS encoding nucleoside triphosphate pyrophosphohydrolase, with the protein product MTREYDKLVRDRIPEIIERNGETPVVRTASDDAEYEAYLLEKLQEEVDEYVESRDPEELADVLEVAHEIREFEGLSERELRDRRGRKAEEKGGFADRIVLERVVSGDNETERR